A stretch of DNA from Shewanella sediminis HAW-EB3:
GGAGTGTAGGGGCTGCGGGATAAGTATAATACTAATACCAATCGGTATATAACTCAATTTGAACAGTTGATTAGCTATCAGTTAAAATAAAACAAGCCGCATTAGCGGCTTGTTTTGATATCGCGACAAGGAGCTTTAGATTTAGGTAAATTTATACCAATTGGTATTACTCCGATACCGGCTTAGATTTGGCTAATAGCGCTTCGGAAGCATCCTCACCTACGGCTTCATCATTGGCATAAAATTGCTGCTCATCGAGCTGGCCCTCAGATTTCCCGATAACAACTGCTGTCATCATATCGCCGGTGACATTGGTGCTGGTTCTTATCATGTCGATGATACGGTCGATGGCAGCGATAAATGCGATACCTTCCAGAGGTAAACCGACGACTCCCAGAGTTACAGATAACATGACCATGGCGCTTCCTGGTACACCTGCGGTACCTACCGATGCTACCGTCGCTGTCACGGCGATGAGCATATAGTCAGTCATATCGAGTGGTATGCCATAGATCTGCGCAATAAAGATGGCGGCGATTGCCGGGTAGATACCACCACAACCGTCCATATTCATCGTGGCCCCTAATGGCAGGACAAAAGAACCATATTGCTTAGACACTCCCATAGACTCGCTGCAGCGCGTGCTGGCCGGCAGAGTGCCGAAGCTAGACGCGGTAGTGAAAGCTACTAACTGAGCCGGCATTGCCTTTCTGAAAAATTGAACCGGGCTGAGTTTCGCTGCGAATTTTATCAGACCACCGTAAACAAAAATGATATGTATGAGTGCAGCCAGATAGATAGCACCAATAAACTTACCTAATGGTAGAAGTGTGGATAAACCATACTCACCGACTACCCAAGCCATCAAACCGAAGACGCCGATAGGGGTCAATTGTAATACCATGCGGGTTAACTGAAACATGACCTCTGCACCAGCTTCGAAACCGCGTTTCAGGGGCTCGGCTTTCTCACCCACTTTATTGATTGCGATACCAATTAAGGCTGCAAAGACGATGATCTGAAGTACCTTGCCTTCGGCCAGAGAGGCAAAAGGATTAACGGGGATCATGTTCAATAATACTTGAGCGAACCCGGGAACATCACGTTCACGTACTTCAGTTGCAACCAGCTCCATAGAGCCGCCCATGTCAATCAGGGAACCAACAGTGAGACCAATGAGTGAGGCGAGTGTGCCGGTAAACATAAACATGGCCAGAGTTTTAAAGCTCAAACGTTTCAGGTTTACCTGTGAGCCTAAGGAGGTAATGCTGACGACGATGGCACATAAGATTAAAGGGGCGACCAGCATTTTTATGGCGCTGATAAAGAGATCACCCAGAGGTCTGAGGATGGTTGCCGATTCGCCAAAAATTACGCCTGTTAACGCGCCTAAAATGAAGCCCGCGAGAACTTTTTGCCAGAAGGGGATCTGTTTAATGGTCTGCCACATTATAAATTCCAATTAATTTTTATTCTTAATATTCAAAAAAGAGTTAAACGGTAATCTTTGTCCGTTTAAAAAGCTGAGGATCAACTCATCCCTTAAATTAGGGTTAGGTTATTATCCGAAGTTTTCATTGTATAGATAGAGTATCTTGCAAAACAAACCGATTTCGTTATAACTTATTGTGATAATTAAGTTTGTTTTAATAACTTTAATCGTTAACACTTGGGTAACATAGCGTTATTGGCTTTATAGATAAACAAAAAATTACGAATTTTCATTAGGTAAGCTTTAATGACAGAGTTATGGTTGATGTTTAGTGCAGCTTTTCTTGCTGCCACCTTGTTACCAGGCGGATCAGAAGTTTTACTCGTCGCTATGTTGAATGATGATAGCTCCATCTGGTTATCTTTAGTCATAGTGGCAAGTATCGGGAATACTTTAGGAGCGATAACCAGCTATTATCTTGGTACCTTGGGTCGTTTTGCACGCAGTCCGGAGGCGATGGCTAAGGGGGAGTACCGGCGGTCACTGGGTATGATCCATAAGTATGGTTATTGGGCTCTGCTTCTCTCGTGGACGCCGGTCATTGGAGACCTTTTGTGTTTATTAGCGGGATGGATGAAACTTCCGCTGGTGAAATCGAGTCTGATGATATTAATAGGCAAGAGTATTCGCTACTTGTTGGTGGCAGCACTAGCGCTGCATTGGTTGTAATTGGTATTAGGAGTAATAAATTGAAAAAATGGATATTAGCTACGGCAATCACTGCGATCTTAGTTGGCTGTGCAGGCCAGCAACCGCAATCAAGTTTACCTACAGGTGTCACATTACTCGAAACGGTTAAAGTTGAAGAGTCACAGGTAGGTATTCCTTACAAAAAATATCTATTGTCCAACGGACTGACCCTTATCTTGCACCAAGATAGTTCAGATCCCTTAGTGCATGTCGATGTGACCTATCATGTCGGTTCTGCCAGAGAGGTCGAAGGACGTTCTGGTTTTGCCCACCTTTTTGAACACATGATGTTCCAGGGCTCTGAACATGTTGGCGATGAACAGCATTTTAAAACCGTGACCGAAGCGGGTGGAACCCTTAATGGTACGACTAACACCGACAGAACCAACTACTTTGAGACTGTGCCAAGTAACCAGCTGGAAAAGATGTTGTGGCTTGAATCTGATCGTATGGGATTTTTCCTGCCGGCCCTGACAGAGAAGAAGTTTGAAGTACAACGCGAAACGGTAAAGAATGAACGCGCGCAGCGAATCGACAATCAGCCCTACGGGCGAATGGGTGAGCTGTTTAATCAGGCGTTCTATCCTCAGGGGCATCAATACTCCTGGCCTGTTATTGGCTGGCCGGAAGATCTGGAACGTGCCGATGTCGATGATGTGAAGCACTTTTTTCAACGTTGGTATGGCCCGAACAATGCGACACTGACTATTGGCGGTGATTTTGATGAGCTGCAGACCTTAGCTTGGGTTAATAAATATTTTGGTGAGATCCCAAGTGGTCCGGCAGTAACTGCTGACGAAAAACCATTAGTCACACTCGATAAAACTCGTTATATCTCTATGGAGGATAGGGTCCATCTTCCTCTGGTACGCATCGGTTTCCCGACAGTTTATGCTCGTCATCAGGATGAGGCTGCACTGGATCTGCTCTCTAATATTCTGGGTGGCGGAAAAACGTCACTATTTTATAAAAATTTAGTTAAAGACGGTTTTGCCGTTCAGGCTGGTGTGAGTCACCCTTGTCAGGAGTTGGCTTGTCAGTTCTCTATGTATGCTCTGGCGAATCCAGCTAAGGGAGGGCAGCTTGCGGATCTTGAAAAAAGGATGCGAGAGTCGATCAGTGAGTTTGAACAACGTGGTGTGACCGATGAAGATCTGCAAAAGGTAAAGGTTCAGTTTGAGGCCAGTACCATATTTGGTCTTCAGAGTGTGTCTGGAAAAGTGTCGACATTAGCGTTTAACCAGACCTTTTCGGGCAACCCGGATATGATCTCCTCTGATTTGAAGCGTTACGCTAACGTGACCAAAGCCGATGTGATGCGGGTCTTTAACCGATACATTAAAGATAAACCTATGGTCGTGATGAGTGTGGTTCCCGAGGGACAAAGACAGCTCATTGCCCATGAAGATAACTTTATTGCACCAGCACTCAATGTGTCAGAGGTTGCCGTGCAAGGTGTTACCGATTATCAACAGATCTCTTCATCTTTCGATCGCACATCGATGCCGAAAGTCGGAGCCTCTGTGGAGCTTAAATCTCCTGAGATTTGGAGCGGACAACTTGCGAATGGCATCGAGGTGAGTGGCACCGAGAGTGAAGAGACCCCAACCGTTGAACTCGTTATCTACCTCAATGGCGGTCATAGGCTCATTCCTGTCGATAAGGCCGGTTTAGCAGGCTTAACGGCTTCTATGCTGAATGAATCGAGCCAGAAAAGAAGTGCCGAAGCGCTTGCGCAGGCGTTAGAGATGTTAGGCAGTAGTGTTAGCTTTGGAGCAAGTAGCTATCAAAGTTACATTAAGGTGACGAGTCTCACCTCTCATCTGGATGAAACCTTAGATATCGTGAGGGAACGTCTGTTTGAACCCGGATTTAAAGTGGCAGATTTCGAGCGACTCAAGCAGCAACAGCTTCAAAGTTTACAGCATATGATGTCGGATCCGGGCTATCTGGCTAATACCGCATTTGATGGCTTACTCTACGGCAATACTAATCCACTCGGTGTGAGCAGTAGCGGCACATTAGAGACGGTTTCATCTCTCACCTTAGCCGATGTAAAGGCGTTCTATCAGCAACAATATAGTGCTGGGAATGCCCAAATTGTGGCCGTTGGTAACCTCAATGAATCAGAGATCTTAGCTGAGTTAGCTCGCTTTTCTACCTGGAAAGGAGAGGGGACTCAGTTACCCGACTTAACTCAATTGCCTGAGTTGGCTGGTGGCACCATCTACATTCTGGATAAGCCAGGTGCCGCTCAGTCTGTCATCAAGATAGGTAAGCGAGCGTTAGCTTATGACGCTACGGGCGACTTTTATAAATCTTACCTGATGAATTACCCGTTAGGGGGGGCGTTTAATAGTCGTATCAACCTCAATCTGCGCGAAGACAAAGGTTATACCTACGGTGCCAGAAGTTATTTCTCCGGTGGCAGTGAACTGGGGGTGTTTGTCGCTCAGGCTAATGTTCGCAGCGATGTGACATCACAGGCCCTTGTTGAGTTTTTCAAAGAGATTAAAGGATACCGTCAATCCGGGATCACAGACGAAGAACTTGCTTTCATGAAGGCTTCGGTTTCTCAAGGTAAGGCGCTCGATTACGAAACACCTTATCAGAAAGCCGGTTTCCTGCGTCTTATTCAACGTTTTGACCTCGATGCTAACTTCACGGAGCAACAGACTGAGATCACTCAGAGCGTGACCAAAACTGAGCTTAACCATCTGGCCAAAGAGCAGTTGGATCTCGATGAGATGGTGGTGTTAATTGTGGGGGATAAGATGACGATAGAGGCGGATATTAAAGCACTTGGATATC
This window harbors:
- a CDS encoding dicarboxylate/amino acid:cation symporter, coding for MMWQTIKQIPFWQKVLAGFILGALTGVIFGESATILRPLGDLFISAIKMLVAPLILCAIVVSITSLGSQVNLKRLSFKTLAMFMFTGTLASLIGLTVGSLIDMGGSMELVATEVRERDVPGFAQVLLNMIPVNPFASLAEGKVLQIIVFAALIGIAINKVGEKAEPLKRGFEAGAEVMFQLTRMVLQLTPIGVFGLMAWVVGEYGLSTLLPLGKFIGAIYLAALIHIIFVYGGLIKFAAKLSPVQFFRKAMPAQLVAFTTASSFGTLPASTRCSESMGVSKQYGSFVLPLGATMNMDGCGGIYPAIAAIFIAQIYGIPLDMTDYMLIAVTATVASVGTAGVPGSAMVMLSVTLGVVGLPLEGIAFIAAIDRIIDMIRTSTNVTGDMMTAVVIGKSEGQLDEQQFYANDEAVGEDASEALLAKSKPVSE
- a CDS encoding YqaA family protein encodes the protein MTELWLMFSAAFLAATLLPGGSEVLLVAMLNDDSSIWLSLVIVASIGNTLGAITSYYLGTLGRFARSPEAMAKGEYRRSLGMIHKYGYWALLLSWTPVIGDLLCLLAGWMKLPLVKSSLMILIGKSIRYLLVAALALHWL
- a CDS encoding M16 family metallopeptidase, yielding MKKWILATAITAILVGCAGQQPQSSLPTGVTLLETVKVEESQVGIPYKKYLLSNGLTLILHQDSSDPLVHVDVTYHVGSAREVEGRSGFAHLFEHMMFQGSEHVGDEQHFKTVTEAGGTLNGTTNTDRTNYFETVPSNQLEKMLWLESDRMGFFLPALTEKKFEVQRETVKNERAQRIDNQPYGRMGELFNQAFYPQGHQYSWPVIGWPEDLERADVDDVKHFFQRWYGPNNATLTIGGDFDELQTLAWVNKYFGEIPSGPAVTADEKPLVTLDKTRYISMEDRVHLPLVRIGFPTVYARHQDEAALDLLSNILGGGKTSLFYKNLVKDGFAVQAGVSHPCQELACQFSMYALANPAKGGQLADLEKRMRESISEFEQRGVTDEDLQKVKVQFEASTIFGLQSVSGKVSTLAFNQTFSGNPDMISSDLKRYANVTKADVMRVFNRYIKDKPMVVMSVVPEGQRQLIAHEDNFIAPALNVSEVAVQGVTDYQQISSSFDRTSMPKVGASVELKSPEIWSGQLANGIEVSGTESEETPTVELVIYLNGGHRLIPVDKAGLAGLTASMLNESSQKRSAEALAQALEMLGSSVSFGASSYQSYIKVTSLTSHLDETLDIVRERLFEPGFKVADFERLKQQQLQSLQHMMSDPGYLANTAFDGLLYGNTNPLGVSSSGTLETVSSLTLADVKAFYQQQYSAGNAQIVAVGNLNESEILAELARFSTWKGEGTQLPDLTQLPELAGGTIYILDKPGAAQSVIKIGKRALAYDATGDFYKSYLMNYPLGGAFNSRINLNLREDKGYTYGARSYFSGGSELGVFVAQANVRSDVTSQALVEFFKEIKGYRQSGITDEELAFMKASVSQGKALDYETPYQKAGFLRLIQRFDLDANFTEQQTEITQSVTKTELNHLAKEQLDLDEMVVLIVGDKMTIEADIKALGYPVKTLEL